Proteins encoded by one window of Dialister pneumosintes:
- the sdaAB gene encoding L-serine ammonia-lyase, iron-sulfur-dependent subunit beta, which translates to MGIFDIIGPIMIGPSSSHTAGAARIGRIAREILKEPLAGADITLYGSFAKTGRGHGTDKALVAGLMGYGPESIIIRNAIDTAERKGIAIRFFFSEEDIGHPNVAKILAKGMEGKEIEIIGRSLGGGRVKITNIDGYPVEITGEENTILTQHRDVPGVVSDVSCVLAENYINISNMRVFRKNKGDDAVMIIHTDEEVSDTLKEQILTCNPSIKNIMILKKV; encoded by the coding sequence ATGGGAATATTTGATATTATTGGTCCAATCATGATTGGACCTTCTAGTTCTCATACTGCAGGAGCTGCTCGTATAGGTCGTATTGCACGAGAAATATTAAAAGAACCACTAGCAGGAGCCGATATTACTTTATATGGCTCTTTTGCCAAAACAGGAAGAGGGCATGGTACAGATAAAGCTTTAGTCGCCGGACTTATGGGATATGGACCTGAAAGTATTATTATACGTAATGCGATTGATACAGCAGAAAGAAAGGGTATTGCTATTCGTTTTTTCTTTTCAGAAGAAGATATAGGACATCCTAATGTTGCTAAAATTCTTGCTAAAGGAATGGAAGGTAAAGAAATAGAAATTATAGGACGTTCACTTGGTGGCGGGCGAGTAAAAATAACAAATATTGATGGTTATCCGGTAGAAATAACAGGGGAGGAAAATACGATTTTAACACAACATAGGGATGTACCCGGTGTCGTATCGGATGTGAGTTGTGTACTGGCCGAAAATTATATTAATATCTCTAATATGCGAGTTTTCCGAAAAAATAAAGGTGATGATGCCGTTATGATTATTCATACAGATGAGGAAGTATCAGATACATTGAAAGAACAAATTTTGACATGTAATCCCAGTATTAAAAACATAATGATATTAAAGAAAGTGTAA
- the sdaAA gene encoding L-serine ammonia-lyase, iron-sulfur-dependent, subunit alpha yields the protein MKKYHSIKELMEMAEEAQVSPGIIACKLEAELSNRSYEDVWQQMDQTIPVFMKSIRHGLGDKKKSSSGLVGGDARRLYDKEPLLLGRLAKRAAVYAVATAEANAKMMCIVACPTAGSCGIVPAVVAAVGEHIGAKREDYTRALFTAGAIGHVVAENACIAGAVGGCQAECGTAAGMAAAAAIDLLGGTIEQMKNAIALALKNLLGLACDPVAGLVEVPCVKRNGFEAVHTLVAVEMAMAGIQSQIPVDEVIQAMDEIGKLMPASIRETSLAGLAMTETGQKIAQQMSENHK from the coding sequence ATGAAAAAGTATCATTCCATCAAAGAGCTTATGGAGATGGCAGAGGAAGCACAAGTATCTCCTGGCATTATTGCATGTAAATTAGAGGCAGAACTTTCTAATCGTTCTTACGAAGATGTTTGGCAGCAAATGGATCAAACAATTCCGGTTTTTATGAAGTCGATTCGACATGGACTCGGAGATAAAAAGAAGTCAAGCAGTGGACTCGTAGGAGGTGACGCAAGACGTCTTTATGATAAAGAACCTCTTTTACTGGGAAGATTAGCTAAAAGGGCGGCTGTTTATGCGGTAGCTACTGCAGAAGCCAATGCAAAAATGATGTGTATTGTAGCATGTCCGACAGCCGGTTCTTGTGGTATTGTACCGGCTGTTGTAGCCGCCGTGGGAGAACACATCGGAGCTAAACGAGAGGATTATACACGTGCTTTATTTACGGCGGGAGCAATTGGTCATGTAGTAGCTGAAAATGCTTGTATTGCAGGGGCGGTAGGTGGATGCCAAGCAGAATGTGGTACGGCGGCCGGTATGGCAGCCGCAGCGGCTATTGATTTATTAGGCGGTACAATCGAGCAAATGAAAAATGCTATAGCTTTGGCACTCAAAAACTTACTGGGGCTTGCTTGTGACCCTGTTGCAGGATTGGTGGAAGTTCCTTGTGTTAAACGAAATGGATTTGAAGCCGTACATACTTTAGTAGCTGTAGAAATGGCGATGGCAGGTATTCAAAGTCAAATTCCTGTAGATGAAGTAATTCAAGCGATGGATGAAATCGGAAAACTGATGCCGGCTTCTATTCGGGAAACAAGCTTAGCCGGTCTTGCAATGACAGAAACCGGACAAAAAATTGCACAACAGATGAGTGAAAATCATAAATAA